A window from Vulpes vulpes isolate BD-2025 chromosome 9, VulVul3, whole genome shotgun sequence encodes these proteins:
- the CCR9 gene encoding C-C chemokine receptor type 9, with translation MVPTEFTNLISNISDDYSYHSTSPVDDYMNFPDLFCQKGHVRQFASHFLPPLYWLVFIVGTLGNSLVILVYCYCTRVKTMTDMFLLNLAIADLLFLFTLPFWAIAAADQWKFQTALCKVVNSMYKMNFYSCVLLIMCISVDRYIAIAQATKAQTWRQKRLVYSKMVCFTVWVVAATLCIPELLYSQLKEESDITICTMVYPSDQNSKVKSVVLTLKVILGFFLPFVVMACCYTIIIYTLLQARKSSKHKALKVTITVLTVFVLSQFPYNCILLVQTIDAYTVFLSNCAISTNVDICFQVTQTIAFFHSCLNPVLYVFVGERFRRDLVKTLKSLGCISQEQWVSFTRREGSVKLSSMLLETTSGALSY, from the coding sequence AACCTCATCTCTAACATATCTGATGACTACAGCTACCACTCCACGTCTCCCGTGGATGACTACATGAACTTCCCTGATTTATTCTGTCAGAAAGGCCACGTCCGGCAGTTCGCGAGCCACTTCCTCCCACCCTTGTACTGGCTTGTGTTCATCGTGGGCACCTTGGGCAACAGTCTGGTCATCCTCGTCTACTGCTACTGCACCAGAGTCAAGACCATGACCGACATGTTCCTTTTGAATTTGGCAATTGCCgaccttctttttctcttcacgCTTCCCTTTTGGGCCATCGCTGCCGCCGACCAGTGGAAGTTCCAGACCGCCCTGTGCAAAGTGGTCAATAGTATGTACAAGATGAATTTCTACAGCTGTGTGCTGCTGATCATGTGCATCAGTGTGGACAGGTACATTGCCATTGCCCAGGCCACGAAAGCGCAGACCTGGAGGCAGAAGAGACTTGTGTACAGCAAAATGGTTTGCTTCACTGTCTGGGTGGTGGCAGCCACACTCTGCATCCCGGAACTCCTGTACAGTCAACTCAAGGAGGAATCTGACATCACCATCTGCACCATGGTTTACCCTAGTGACCAGAACAGCAAAGTCAAGTCGGTTGTCCTGACCCTGAAGGTCATCCTGGGCTTCTTCCTCCCTTTTGTGGTCATGGCTTGCTGCTACACCATCATCATTTACACTCTGTTGCAAGCCAGGAAGTCATCCAAGCACAAGGCCCTGAAGGTGACCATCACTGTCCTTACTGTCTTCGTCCTATCTCAGTTTCCCTACAACTGCATTCTGTTGGTGCAGACCATCGATGCCTACACTGTGTTCCTCTCCAACTGTGCCATTTCCACCAACGTTGACATCTGCTTCCAGGTCACTCAAACCATCGCCTTCTTCCACAGTTGTCTGAACCCCGTTCTCTATGTCTTTGTGGGCGAGAGATTCCGCCGGGATCTTGTGAAGACCCTGAAGAGCTTGGGTTGCATCAGCCAGGAGCAGTGGGTCTCATTCACAAGGAGAGAGGGGAGCGTGAAGCTGTCATCTATGTTGCTGGAGACAACCTCGGGAGCTCTCTCCTACTGA